The sequence CGGCTTCTTCGCCGAAGCGGCCTCGCAAGCCCTGGCTGTTGCTCTGGCTCGATGTTCTCCACGGCACCGCGGTCGGCCCCGCGCGCTCCACGACGGCGTCTCTGGGAGCACCCGAGGCTGCAAGGACCCCGGCCCCGGTGGCCTCTCGGGGCATAGCCAGGGGCACTCGGGTCCAGAGTCCACACAGTGCCATCCTCAGGAAAGGTGCCCTGGGTGAGCTGGCTAGGTCTGCGGGTCCCCGTCGGACACCCATGCTGGCACCGCAGTGTTTGAGCGCCCGGTGCCAGGCCCCTTGGCTCAGCGGtcgcccccacccccaaccagagTCTGGCCAgcacccaggcccctgcagctCAAGTCAGGACATGCAGCCGCAGCTCTTCCAGGCCAGGGTCACCGCACACGTGTGTCCTGAGGCACCTGCGTGACACACCCGCTCTCCGCTGGGCTGTTGGACCTGCTTTGCAGGTCAGGGAAAGACGGAGACCCGGTGTAGAGCCCAAGAAGCCCTGGAGCTGGGCCTCTCCTGAGCCAGGGCttattcctcctcccctcccagcagCCAGTGGGCGGTGGCAGACATGAGAGGATGTGGGGACCCGTGGGGGCCCTGCTTCCACCCATGGGTGACCCAGCTCCCCCGGGCCTGCAGCACCCACGGCCAGGGAACAGGCTCCCGCCGTGCCCCAGAGCCGCGGCACCCTCCCAGTTCCCCAGGGGCCTCCCCCTGCCGTCCTCTTCCCCCAGAGAAGAGCGTCTGCCCTTCCTTGGCCTGGAGTTGGCTGTGAGGACAAAAAGCAAGTGAATAAAATGCTATCTTCTCAACCACGTGGGGGGATCCTGTGCCTTCTCCATGGTCTCTGAGCCCACCCAGCTCACCACTAGGCCCCAAATCTGTGTCCTCGTCAGGGACTTTGGGCTGTGGCTACCAGCGTTTCCTGACCCAGCCCCATCCTCGGCCAAGCCTCGTCCCTCGCGGGCCCACGGCTCAGCTTCCTCGTGGAGCCCCTGGCCTCGCCACTACAGCCGAGCAAAGCTCACCCGCCCGTCACTCCTGCTCCCGAGCCCTCCGTGACGCCCCAGCGCCCGCCACGTGGAGCCCCAGGTCCTGCTGCCATGGCCGTAAGACCACACCACCTGGAGCGAGCTGTGGGCCCCACCCCGGCGATCCTGAGGCCCACCTCAAGCCCCCCTCAACCCTCGGGATGGTGCGGGGCTGTCACGCTGGTGGCAATGGCTGGGGCTCTGCGTGTGTAAGAGGCCAGGTGACCTGCGTGCGCTGGGACCGAAGGTACTTGTGGGGTCTCCGTGCCCGGCTGTGTAGCCGGCCCCCTCGGCCCCTGCGAGGCACCAGCAGTGACCATCTGCCTCTCCCAGCCTCAAAGGCCGGGCTTAACATGGGGCAGGCCTTGGGAGGGGCCTGCACAGACGACAGACAGACAGGTGCGTTGGTCCCCGCTGCTTCCTGGTCTCAAGCCTCATGGGGTGAGGGGCGTTAGCTGGAGCAGAGGGAGACTCGGCGGACCCGCCCTGGGGGCCATTCTTCGGGGTGCGAGGGAGGGTCCAGGCTAGGGCGGGCGGGCATGTATGCTAGCTGTGGTCGGGCTGGGGGCAGTGACCTCCTGTCAGTGGGACGCTGCCctctgggcggggggggggggcgggctctGCCACTTGCAAGAGGGCACACGTGCCCGGTCTGTGGTGACAAGGACTGGAGCCTGGCCTGACAGCCGAGTGGCCCGGCCTTCAGGGGCCGTGAACGGTGACGCCCTGCCCTGAGGACGGCTCTGGGCCGAGCTCTCCCCTCTGAGAAGCATCCAACGGGAGGCCCAGCTGGAGGGCAGGGTCGCGGGGGACAGCGTCCCACATTCTCCGCTGTTCGTTGGCGCCTGTCCTCACCTCGGGGGAGGCAGCTCAGTGATGACCGTTTTTCCTGCGTGACGTTGTGGGCTGGGTGGTGAATCCTTCCTGTCGGATCCCTGGGGTGGCTGCCCCTGCCCACCCAGTGTCTGGGGAGCCCAGGCCTGCCCTTCCCCAGGACAGCGGGTCTTGCGGGGACACTCCTCAACTCTCACGGGCAGGCAGGGCCACTTTTGCGGTTCCTTAGTTGTGCCACCGTAACCGGCTCTGGGTAGGTAGGACCTGGCCAGGACACCTGCCCTTCTCAAGATGGAGCCCGGGGCAGTGCCAGGCTGGGGGCTGGTCCAGCTGTGCCACTGGAAGAGAAGCCCCAGCTGAGTGGTGTGGCCTGTGCCGCCCTCTCTGGGACTCACCCCTGTGCGCACATGGGGACGTTATGGCACCCGGAGAGGGGCCTGAGGTTCCAAGTGCAGGTCGGCCCCCCAGGGCGGGGTGGGCACGGCCAtaccctccacccccaacccaccTCTGTCTGTGCCACAGCTGACTGCAGTACGTGGGGGGCGGGGTACCCGGGGGGAGACCCCAGCCACCACGCTGAGATGAGTGGAAGGCGGCTCAGCGCGGGGCAGGCGGGAGGGGTCCGATGCCCGGCTcgcccccagccccctctcctctctgcccccagAGGAGCCCATTTACTGCTACACGCCGCACAACTTCACCCGCGACCAGGCGCTGTACGCCCGCGGCTACTGCTGGACGGAGCTGCGGGACGCGCTGCCCGGCGTGGACGCCAGCCTGTGGCCGTCGCTGTTTGAGCACAAGCTGCTGCCCTACTCGCTGCTGGCCTTCGCGGCCATCATGTACGTGCCCGCGCTGGGCTGGGAGTTCCTGGCGTCCACGCGCCTCACCTCCGAGCTCAACTTCCTGCTGCAGGAGATCGACAACTGCTACCACCGGGCTGCCGAGGGCCGCGCGCCCAAGATCGAGAAGCAGATCCAATCCAAGGGGCCCAGCATCACGGAGCGCGAGCGGCGTGAGATCATCGAGAACGCGGAGAAGGAGAAGAGCCCCGAGCAGAACCTGTTCGAGAAGTACCTGGAGCGCCGCGGCCGCAGCAACTTCCTGGCCAAACTCTACCTGGCACGGCACCTGCTCATCCTGCTGCTCAGCGTGGCGCCCATCTCCTACCTGTGCACCTACTACGCCACCCAGAAGCAGAATGAGTTCACCTGCGCGCTGGGCGCGGCCCCGGGTGGCGGCCCGGCCGTGCGTGTCACCTGCAAGCTGCCGTCTGTGCAGCTGCAGCGCATCGTGGCGGGCGTGGACATCGTGCTGCTCTGCTCCATGAACCTCATCATCCTCGTCAACCTCATCCACCTGTTCATCTTCCGCAAGAGCAACTTCATCTTCGACAAGCTGCACAAGGTGGGCATCAAGACCCGCCGGCAGTGGCGCCGCTCGCAGTTCTGCGACATCAACATCCTGGCCATGTTCTGCAACGAGAACCGCGACCACATCAAGTCGCTCAACCGGCTGGACTTCATCACCAACGAGAGCGACCTCATGTACGACAACGTGGTGCGGCAGCTGCTGGCCGCGCTTGCGCAGTCCAACCACGACGCCACGCCCACCGTGCGCGACGAGGGCGTGCAGACCGTGGACCCCAGCGCCAACCCCGCCGAGCCCGAGGGCGCCGCTGAGCCGCCCGTGGTCAAGCGGCCCCGCAAGAAGATGAAGTGGATCCCCACCAGCAACCCGCTGCCCCAGCCCTTCAAGGAGCCTCTGGCCATCATGCGCGTGGAGAACAGCAAGGCCGAGAAGcccaagcccgtgcgccgcaagaCGGCCACCGACACGCTGATCGCGCCGCTGCTGGACGCGGGCGCGCGCGCCGCGCACCATTATAAGGGCAGCGGGGGAGACGCGGGCCCGCCCCCCGAAAAGAAGCATGCCCGCCACTTCTCCCTGGACGTGCATCCCTACATCCTGGGCACCAAGAAGGCCAAGGCCGAGGCCATGCCTGCCGCCCTGCCGGCCTCCCGGAGCCAGGAAGGGGGCTTCCTGTCCCAGGCAGAGGAGTGTGGGCTGGGCCTGACCGCGGCACCCACCACAGGTAGGgatgggcagggctggaggggcgTGCAAGGGGTTAAGGACTGAACCAGCCGGATGGAagcaggggctgggcaggggagtCAGCTGCCGGGATGACGACAGGCGGGGCCCTCACTCGAGGGCCCTGTGAAGCACACGGGATGAAGGGCTGGCGGGGACACACGGTAAGGTTGCTCGGCACCTGATGAAGGTTCTGGAAACGGGCACTCTGCTCCTGGGGCTGCCAGAGTCCCCCCAGGCCGGCCGCTGCGTGCGGGAGCTTCAGAGCCCGAGCCGGCCAggcgggaggaggggggaggcagcaggtggggagaggggcctgCAGAGGCTCTGTGCTCTGGGCTGTTTGCAGATGCACCGCTCCCCGCCGCAGAGCCAGCCCGGGCCGCGCTGCCCTCGGGGGGCCCGTTTCACGTCTGCTCGCCCTCCGCCGCCCCCGCCACGGCCCCTCTGTCGCCGGCCAGCCTGGGCAAGCCTGACCCCCTCGCCATCCTGAACCGCAACGCCACCCACCCGCTGCTGCACATCAGCACCCTGTATGAGGCACGGGAGGAGGAGGACGGGGGCCCCCGAGCCCCCCCGGATGTGGGCAGCCTCATCAGCATCCCTCCCCCCCAGCAGATCCTCATTGCCACCTTTGAGGAGACAAGGACAGTAGTGAGTGCTGTGGAGTTCTGAGGGGACAGGGCTGCCCAGGCCGTCGCAGGCCCCCCTGCATGACCGCAGTGCGCCACTGCCCCTACCCACCAACCCCCGCGGGCGCGGCCTCTGCTTCGCCGGGCACCGCCCACACCCCGGCCTCCTGTCCGCATGCCACGGGGCTCAGCAGCTCGCCTACCCGGCCCCTCAGATGGCATCAGCGGGGCGCTGGCTGGGCCAGGGGCTGGCCGTGACCCCCGTAGAGCCCATGGCCAGAAAGGCCCAGAGCCgccacctcccccctcccctgcatCAGGCGCTCGGCTGTGAgatgaagaatttatttttttagttgatTTTGTCTTGGGCCTGGGACGCTGGCCCGTGAGGGCCCGGGCAGTGGCAGGACAACTCAGGAGGGAGCTGGGTGTGGTGGCACCtcagggctgctccctgcagGGACCGGGAGCCCTCGGTGGGAGGGGCCACCCTCCAGTCAAAGGTCAACGTGCACTTTCTCCTCGTATCCCGACAAACCTGTACTTTATTTTACTATGATTACTGTAACTAGCGAGTATATTTATTACCAGGAGACTTCAGACGCATTcaaaacaaaggatgttgtgtgtgtgagtgtgggagCGTGCGGGCGAGAGAGCGAGGGCGCCAGCGTGCCCGTGGGTGTGTGCATTAGCGGTGAGCGTGCGCATTAGCGGTGAGCGTGCGAGTGTGTGCGTGAGTGCGCACGGGGTGAGGCTGGGCGAGGGCGCCAGCGTGCCAGCGAGGGCAGGAATCCAACGCAATAACCACGCCCCCTCCAAGGCCATCAGCACCCCCCTGCCCGAGGGTCCACGACGCTTCCGTGGGAGCCCAGGGCGGGCGCTGGGCGGGGCCGTCCCTATTACCTCAGCCACGGTGACAACGTGACAGTATTAACAAGGTAGCACCGAGCATATCAATAAAGATTATTCTGATACCCCTGAGTCCTGAGTGGTCCATCCTGCCGGAGGCCTGTGGTCCAGCTGAGGCCTCCTGTGTCCAGGGCCCCCACCCAACTTGCACGGGGTGGaggtgctgggggcggggggcggcaggGCCGTGGGAGGCGCCCCGATGCCCTCCAGGTCGCCTGGGGGCCCTGCTGCATCCACAGCTGATGAGAACACACAGTCCTCACGCAGCTGACACACCGTGGCCTCCAGCTAACGTACGTGCATTCTGGGCCACAGGGTGATTCACACACACTCAGTGAAGATGGAGCTTCCCTCAGGAAGCCAGCCCCCCATCAGAtgcttgagggcaggggctgccaGGTACACTTGGGGGGAATGGCAAGAACGGGCCGGActcaggagggcttcctggagggggtGCTCCTGATGTGCTCTGGGAGGTGTTCATGTCACGGGGATcgtgggcggtggggggggggctttcCTCACCAGGCCCAGGATGCAGGTGGGGATGAGGCTGGTTCTGGGAGTGCACCAAGGAGTCACACACTCCATAGGCCACAGCAGGAGACCCCAAGGGTCTGAAGAGAGGCTCCTTGGAGGCAGGTGGCTGGGGCAGCTGGGCCAGAAACCCCTGGGGGCTGGAGCAGGTGGTGTGCGGGCCTCAATCACAAGGGGGCTCAGCCGAGATCAGGGTGGGACCACCTGCTGCACCGTGTGGAGGCCTGACTGGCCTGGCCTCCTCGAAGCCCCTCCGCAGGCCCCTCCCTGGAGCAGCCCTGAGCTGGGCAGGCTGGGCTTCCCGGGAGTGCAGTCGATCCATCATCCGGGGCTGCATCCCAActtgggtgtttttgttttcgtttttgttttttataaatgtatttctttttgactgcgttgggtcttggttgctgcgtgtgggctttctctggttgcggtgcacgggcttctcgttgcggtggcttctctggttgcggagcacgggctctaggcgcgcgggcttcagtagttgtggcatgcgggctctatagagtgcaggctcagtagttgtggcacatgggcttagttgctccgtggcatgtgggatcttcccggacgagggctcgaacccgtgtcccctgcactggcaggcggattctgaaccactgcgccaccagggaagtcccccaacttGGGTTTGAGATGTAGGTTTTGATCATCACTCAGGTATGGTGAGGCCAAGAGATCAGGAGACGACTGCCGCTGCAAAGGCAGTTTATCACAGGTCCCAAGAGGAGGGGGCCCCAGGGCTGGTCAGGAGGCGGGGAGAGGGGACACGTGGGCAGGAGCCTTCACTGGGGTTCCGCAGGGAGAGACGTGCGGCGGGGCGAGCAGGCTCAGGACCGGCCAGCGTGAATAATCTCGGCGGGCTCAGGGCGGACGGGCTGCCCCTCGTTATCGGTGCCTGGCCCAGGTGATTGCGGCAGGCAGAGGGTGGCCCTGAGGACACAGAGTACCTCACGGAGGAGGGATGGTCTGGGGCTGTGGATGTCTGGTTTGCTGTCTCTAGGAATTGGCTGACTCTGAGAGGGGCAGTCTCTCCAGGGTCAGCACGGCCCCAGCTGGCAAAACGGTACAATTCATACCCCCTGTCCCCAGAAAGCACTCACCCTCACCCTGGTCAGGACACTCTTCCCAGCCCAGCATCCCAGGTCATGTGGCCTGCTGCCTCTTGGGCTGGCACTCACCATTTCCACTCGTCTGGGGAAGGGACCCCACAGGACCCAGGCAGGCTGGCCAGGTCCTGCAGGGTGGGATGAGCTCCTAGCCCCTCGGTCCCACATGGGCAGGCAGCTCCATGGTGGTGGTGAGCCGGGCACCGGGGCCAAGGTGACCCTGTAGGGGTAGGGGCTGCTGTGCCCACCCAGGAGTCCAATTCCCACTCACCTCAGGCAGCAGCATTTGCCACGGGCCCCCCGGCAATCCCTGAGCGGGGCTGGAACCCAGACgggctccccacccctgcccatgCACACTCAGGGGCTCTGCTCAGAGTGGAGACATTCCCAGACACCCACGGGGCACTCTGCCTGGCCGTGCGCTGAGTCCACAGAAGCTCCTCGTGCACACGTGTCCAGGTGGGGCTGAGGCACACCGGCCACTGAgcgccccaccccctgcccccggtCTCTGTCTTCGGCGGGACtgctgtgcccagccctgccccctgaGCCAAGTCCTGGCAGGACATTTCAGATCAGTCTCCTCCAGCGGCCTGTTCCTTGGTGTGTGAACTGACCCATTGCCCTGGGCAACAGAAGCGAGTCAGCGTCCCACAGAAGCAGACCTCTTCCTGCAGGTGCCAGGGATGCCACCTTGCCCggagggggcagagggggcaCCGTGGGCATCAGCATTCCTTTGACACACCCTCCGCACCTgcctccctgctccttccctccaACCCCGGGCAGGGCAGGTGAAGGTGCCTTCCCTCTCCCAAGAGGGGGGGCTGTGGGAGAAgctcagaccccaccccagacagCCAGGCCTGGAACCCAGGCCTCTCTCCATCCCACAGCTCAGCGTGGGCAGCTCAGCCAGACTGGCTCTAGGTCCTGGGGCAGGTGCCTCGAGGGGACAACGGTGCACTCACTCCAGCTCTCCTGTGTgggtggccaaggtggggggCGGGCAGGAGCGATCTGTACCAGCGCACAGGAGATGAACAATAGGAACCAGACAGAGAGGGCGGGACAGGGGTCCTGGACCACGAGCCAGGCAGATAAACGTCAACCCAGAGCCTCTCGCCTAACAGAGCCCCGCCTGCCGACCAGGAGCCTGCCCCGCACGAGAGTGGACGGGGCATCGCCTCCCACGTCAGCCAGCCCTTAGGAGGGCCACCCCCAGACTCAGAATGTGGGAACCCGGGACCTGCGCGGGACAGCAGGGCTGGGCCAGCACCCCCTTCCTGGAACCTGAGGGGAGGCCCGGCGCCCAGCTCGGACCACTGGTGGGCCGGCCCAGCAGGCCCAGACCAGGCCTGGGCAGGACGGGGCTATCCCTCACTCCGGGGCCGACCAATGTCCCCCCTCCACTCCGGggacccacccccaccctgtgcccccctcccctccagccgtCCCACCATCCCCGCCCGCGCCTCCCCGGACCCCGGCCGCCAGGCCGAGGGGTGGCCCAGTCGCCCACATGGGTGCAATCCACGACCCGAACTCTCTGCTCCTCGCGTTGTACTATCGCTGACTCTTTCGGGCGGGATTGACGGTTCTATATCATAGCAGGCCGTATGAACGTCAACACCCTTTTACTGACCAGGAGCTGCGGCCAGAGAATTTTGGGGCACTTCGCAACGCCGCTCCAGTCGGGTGGCAGGCCTGGGACTCGAACCCGGGTCCCTAGCCGCCGCTTGAGTCCTCGAATCCCGACGctggaggcggggcggggcggggcggggcggggctttCTCGCGCGCGGCCTCCTGGGAAGTGAAGTCCGCGGCTGCTCGCGCGCGGCCCCCTGGGAACTGTAGTCCACGGGCCCGGGACAGGCTCGCTGCAAGGGCGGGCCGAAGGCGTGCGGAACTACGCTTCCCGGCATGCCGCGCTCCGCCCGGCCCTCCGGCCCCGGCCCGTCCGGCCGCCCCGCCCCGTGGACGCGGTCCGCCCCGTCTGGTGGGGCGACGAGCCGCATGGAGGCCGGCTGAGGAGCGCCGACCCGCCTTGGTACGCCGCGCGGCACGGGCCTGGGGCGGCGGGTGGGGGCCCCGGCGGGTCGAGTTAAGCCCGCGGTCCAGGTCGGATGCTTCTCCGCATCGGGCCGGGCCCAGCCAGTCCCCAACCGTAAGGTCTCGGGCCGGAAGGATCGGCCCCGACCTCCGAGGAGTGCGCGCGGGGCGGAGTCGACGGCGAGGGTCGCGAGGGTTCGAGGGCTCGGATGGTgcaggccgggggcggggccggggggcggggcccgGAGTCGGGAGTCGGGGgtcggggccgggggcggggtcgGCCGGAGTCGGGGGCGGGGGACCGGGCgtgaggggcagggttccctccTCCCCAGACGGCGGCGGCAGGGTCTCGGTGGAGACCCTGGGCCCTTCTGCGTGCCTGTGCCCTTCTGCGTGCCGGAGGCCTCTGCCCTTCAAGCCGAGCAAGCAGGGCTGCCATATGGGCAAAGGAGACCAAACTTCCGAGGCCTTGTAGGTCTTTACTCACCTTGTTTCTGTGaagagctttattgagacataactTACATGCCACAAAGCACCACAGAGTTCACGTATACGTCTTTGTGAAAACTGTCCCGAGACAGGAAAGCAAAGCACACCGAAGACAGCGAGGAACTCGCTCAGAAGTCCTCGGCTGACTTTGGGCGTCAGGGCAGCCTCATCAGGAGATTGATGGTTTCCAGGTTGAATCCTCCTGGCTTCCGGGGTCCCCTGGAGAGGAAGATGTCCAGGCCACCAGCTCGGCGCGCTCCTGTGCAGGCTCCACTCTCCCTGGGCCTCTCCCTTTTGCCGCTGTTGCCCCCTTGTGTGGCTGGGAGGGAGCCCTGACCTTGGGGCCACTGGTCAGCCTTACAGGATGGCGGTGATGTTGCAGCCAGGAGAGGGCCTGGCACGGTGGGCGGGCAGGCCCCTACACAGCGCCCTGCGGTGGAGGTCAGTGTGGGGACCCAGCACTGGGTAGAGTCCAGGTTCCAAGAGGGTTGGCCAGGTGTGGTAGGCCTCCAGCTCAGGTGTGAGTTGGCATGTGCCCTCTACCCCCATCCTACCCTTGGCCACACCTCCATAAAGCAGAGCCTGCCAGACCCAGGAGGGTCTCCGGTGGCCAAGGTGCCCAGACTTCAGAAGTGGGGATGGATGTACGGAGTCAGGGCTTTGGGCCACGCCCTGCTGCCTCCCAGTTCTCCGGCCCGCTGGTCTGTCCAGTTTGGAACCCTTGGCTTTGTGAGCAGGCCTACTGGGTTGGTTGGGAGATGTTTTTTCTGGGAACTCCATCCGGTGCTGGTCAGCTCTCGGTCTGGGAGGCAGTTTCTGGCTTCCTAATTTTTAGAGGGGTGAACGAGAGAGAATGGCTGTCTCGGTCTGCTCTGCAATCGTGACAAAATACCACTGAAGGGGCCTCAAcggttttctcacagttctggagacggaaaagtcaagatcaaggtgctggctgattTGGTTGCCGGTGCGGGGTCTTTCTTCCTGGCCTCCGAGACAGCTGCCGTCTCACTGTACCCTCACCGGGCAGCTCTCCCGGGTCTCTTCCCAGGAAGGCTCTGATCCCATCCTGGGGCACAGCCTCATGACCTCACCCAACCCTCACCGTCTCTCAAAGTCCCCGCCTCCTAATTTCACCCCcactggggttagggcttcagactatgaggggacacaattcagtccatagctgTCCCTGGAAGGGGACAGCTGCCTGGGCTGGGCGGGCGGGAGCCCGTGGCCTGCCACGCAGCCTGCACTATCCGGTGTCCTCAGGTCTGTCCTGCCAGGGGCACCCAGCAAACCGTTTCCTACGCTAACACTCCATCCAACAGGAGCACCTTGACACGTTCCCTGGGGGGTCCCTAATGCAAGTGGGGCTCTCCCTGCCCTGTGAGCAGGTGCATTCTCTGGTGAACCCGACAAGATAGGTCCTCACGGGGGTCAGGGATTCCCTCAGATTTGGAGTTCGTTTTCCTAGAAGCGTGTGGGTGGCGCTGTCATCTGCGTGGAGCCAGATGAGGCTGGTGTCCGTCTCTGTGGACGCGTCTACTGAAACCGGTGGCTGGTTCTCTTCATGCCCCAGCAGAGGGAAGCTGAGGTGACATCTCAGTGTGGCATGCCTTGTGCTGTTCGTGGGTGGCTGGGTGGCTGCTCTAACCACCTCGACCCTAAAGGCAGGAGCTAAGAGCCTGGCGGGTTGGAACGACTCGCCCAAGGCCGCGCCGCGCAGCAGCCTGAGATCTGGCCAACCCTGTGGCTGTCCCCCGCAGGACGGGCGCTGGCGGCCGCCTAGAGGACCGGCCtctggtggcctctcccgccgcggagcctCCGTGGGCAGCCCGGCTCAGCAGTGGCACCTGTTGCGGGGTGCGCAGAGGGTCTGCTTTGTGCCGGGCTGCCCAGGGTCTCAGCGTTGGTGGCCGCAGCGTGGCCAGGTTGTCGGGCGGAAGCCTGGTTCCGGGCTCCCTGGGGCTGTGCTGGCTGGTGGGAGCTGGGTGCTGGAACCTGGATTTAGGAGGGGGCACGTCAGTCTCCCCGCGAGGGTGTTAGCCTGGGGTCTGCTGGTCGCTGCAGCCTGTGGTGGTGTGATGAGCTGCCAGGACCCGTCGTCCAGAGATTTTGTGGCCAGAAACACAGCCTGTGGGTGTGGGAGATGGAGGCCGGGCTCAGGGTTCTATGGCGTTGGGCCCTTTGCTCCCCTCCCGTAAATATTTAGAAAGGCTCGGATCCGGccgtaaatatttttgaaaatgcatCGTGGTGAGCGGGGCTCCCTAGGGGAGGGCGGATTGACGACCCACTGAACTTACCGATGCGTCCTACAAGGGCATCAGTGGTGGCCCTGGCTGAGGTTGCCGGAAACCAGGATATTGGGAAGTGTGTGCATGTGGTAACATCAGAGAGACGCTTCTCAGAATCACAGGCTCTTGGCCCTGAAGGGGCCTCGGTGGCCTTCCTGCCTGACCCCTCCCAGGCCAGGCGCCCACCCCGGCGAGCTCGAGGGGAACTGGGTTCTGGTGCTGCGGTTGGTGGCCCAGCCATCTCCGGGCTCAAGGCTCGTCTGCCCCCTGGGGACAGAGGGTGAGTCTGGCCTGGCCAGGCCAAGTGCAGGGCGGGCAAGGGCAGGGCCGACCCAGACCTGTGACCCCCACCCctgtgggagggaggctgaggccTCGGTGGCCCTCCTCGTACCGGCTGTCACACAGGCTTCCCGGGACAGCACTGGAGGCTTCTTTGAGAAGTTTCTCTAGTACTTTGGCAGGCTTGTGTGAAgcggaccgggtggggggtggggggatgctcTCCTGGGCCCGCCCGGGAACCTGAGAGGCGGGCGGGCCCCAGCTCGGCAGCAGACGCAGCTTCCTGTTTCTGTTTCGGTCGGTGCCTTGCATCAGTGGAGCGCTTTCGTCTGTGAAGTGGGAAGGAGGCGGCCCCGGGAGTGGTGAGGCCGGGTGAGCCGCCGCCCGTGGGGGCCGGGCGCCCCTGTGCTGCTGCTGCTTCGCCGACGGCGGGGCCCCCCGGGGGCCCAGGCCGGGCTCCGACCCCAGAGCCAGCTCCCCTGCCCCGTGCAGAGGCCCACGGCTCTGCCTGCCACCCTTCTCCGCTGGCGGGCCTGCCCCCTTCTGGTCCTGAGCCAGGTTCTCTTCcagacccttcccccaccctcattTCTTCCAGAAGGCACAGCCGTCCTCGGGATGGGCTGCCCCTGCGCCGAGCCACCTGCCCGAGCCGGTCCTCCCCGCCGCAGGCCAGGAAGCGGAGCTCCATGCGGGCTGGGAACAGAGCCCGGGCTAGGGTTGGGCTCAGGGTCACGGGGTACAAGGGGGAAGGAACTTGACCTAGCGTcgtgtttattgattatttgttttcctctttgttgtGAAAGTGCAACAGTGAACCTGACAGGCGCCCCGGGGGTGTCCCCCTGCCTGCGTGTGGCCTCCCGGCACGTGCCATCAGTTCACGTGTGACAGACACGGACTCTAAAAACCCACGACGTGGCGCCCACGACTGAAACCAAATTAGAGTCGTTCCTCACGGGACGGTCTCCAGTCATCTGTCAGGTCCTCCCGCAGGTGCCAAGCCCCCTGTCCTTTGGCGGCCAGGCCCCAGCTC is a genomic window of Kogia breviceps isolate mKogBre1 chromosome 12, mKogBre1 haplotype 1, whole genome shotgun sequence containing:
- the PANX2 gene encoding pannexin-2, which produces MHHLLEPSADMATALLAGEKLRELILPGAQDDKAGALAALLLQLKLELPFDRVVTIGTVLVPILLVTLVFTKNFAEEPIYCYTPHNFTRDQALYARGYCWTELRDALPGVDASLWPSLFEHKLLPYSLLAFAAIMYVPALGWEFLASTRLTSELNFLLQEIDNCYHRAAEGRAPKIEKQIQSKGPSITERERREIIENAEKEKSPEQNLFEKYLERRGRSNFLAKLYLARHLLILLLSVAPISYLCTYYATQKQNEFTCALGAAPGGGPAVRVTCKLPSVQLQRIVAGVDIVLLCSMNLIILVNLIHLFIFRKSNFIFDKLHKVGIKTRRQWRRSQFCDINILAMFCNENRDHIKSLNRLDFITNESDLMYDNVVRQLLAALAQSNHDATPTVRDEGVQTVDPSANPAEPEGAAEPPVVKRPRKKMKWIPTSNPLPQPFKEPLAIMRVENSKAEKPKPVRRKTATDTLIAPLLDAGARAAHHYKGSGGDAGPPPEKKHARHFSLDVHPYILGTKKAKAEAMPAALPASRSQEGGFLSQAEECGLGLTAAPTTDAPLPAAEPARAALPSGGPFHVCSPSAAPATAPLSPASLGKPDPLAILNRNATHPLLHISTLYEAREEEDGGPRAPPDVGSLISIPPPQQILIATFEETRTVVSAVEF